A region from the Pelobates fuscus isolate aPelFus1 chromosome 3, aPelFus1.pri, whole genome shotgun sequence genome encodes:
- the LOC134602293 gene encoding dual specificity tyrosine-phosphorylation-regulated kinase 2-like gives MAANSAHRKSPLTPEQAVNLYMHQLTAFEQSEIFNYTEIYFIGSHAKKHQGVIGGRNNGGYDDIEHLYIPVLHDHIAYRYEVQQVLGRGSFGQVVKAYDHKLHHHVAIKMIRNQKLYHQQAAQEIRILQHLRNQDKDDTMNIIHMLENFVFRNHVCIVFELLGMDLYEVIKKNNNQGLSLPLVKKIARSILQCLNSLHKNRIIHCDLKPDNILLKQHTSSDVKVIDFGSSCYNYQALSTYIQTRYYRAPEVILGGNCAMPIDMWSLGCVLAEILTGYPLILGADEGDQLVCMMELLGMPPENLLNSSKRARKFFTSVGHPRYCLRRCLSDGLVLLKGKHSRKGNFRGPPGSREFVSALMGCEDPLFLDFLKQCLEWDPELRMTPSQALQHPWLRRNMTT, from the exons ATGGCTGCCAATTCCGCACATAGG AAATCACCATTAACACCAGAGCAGGCAGTTAATTTATACATGCACCAACTGACAGCCTTTGAACAAAGTGAAATTTTTAACTacactgaaatatattttattggttcCCATGCAAAAAAACACCAGGGAGTAATTGGAGGCCGAAATAATGGTGGCTATGATGATATTGAGCATTTATACATTCCAGTGCTCCATGACCATATCGCTTATAGATACGAAGTCCAGCAGGTTCTCGGCAGAGGAAGCTTTGGACAAGTCGTGAAGGCATATGATCACAAGCTTCACCATCATGTGGCAATAAAAATGATACGAAACCAAAAGCTATATCACCAACAAGCGGCACAAGAGATCCGAATccttcaacatctgaggaatcAGGATAAGGATGACACCATGAACATTATTCATATGCTTGAAAACTTTGTATTCCGCAATCATGTCTGTATTGTGTTTGAGCTTCTCGGCATGGATCTCTATGAAGTAATAAAGAAGAACAACAACCAGGGTTTGAGCTTGccattagtaaaaaaaattgcACGTTCAATTTTACAGTGCTTGAATTCACTGCACAAAAATAGAATAATTCACTGTGACCTTAAACCTGATAACATCTTACTGAAGCAACACACTAGCAGTGACGTTAAGGTTATAGACTTTGGTTCAAGCTGTTACAACTATCAGGCCCTCTCCACATACATCCAGACTCGATATTATCGTGCACCTGAAGTCATCCTAGGTGGTAACTGTGCAATGCCCATAGATATGTGGAGCTTGGGTTGCGTCCTTGCAGAAATATTGACTGGCTATCCACTTATCCTTGGGGCAGATGAAGGTGACCAACTTGTATGCATGATGGAACTATTGGGTATGCCACCAGAAAACCTACTCAATTCATCAAAAAGAGCCCGTAAATTTTTCACCTCTGTAGGACACCCCCGTTATTGCCTTCGTAGATGCCTGTCAGACGGTTTAGTGCTACTAAAAGGAAAACACTCTAGAAAGGGAAACTTCCGTGGACCTCCTGGAAGTAGAGAATTTGTGAGTGCACTCATGGGCTGTGAGGATCCCCTGTTCCTAGACTTTTTAAAGCAGTGCTTAGAATGGGATCCTGAACTGCGTATGACACCTAGTCAGGCTCTGCAACATCCATGGCTACGGAGAAACATGACAACTTAA